A genomic segment from Candidatus Liberimonas magnetica encodes:
- a CDS encoding cytochrome c biogenesis protein CcdA: MDNLNNFPVIASFLAGVASFVSPCILPMIPAYITFITGASLDELKSGNVSLRNTFLNALFFVLGFSFIFILLGASATYLGNLIGTNKKIIQWAGGIIIIIFGFHIMGILKLNMLYYEKRMEMKRFSLGYLGAFFIGIAFAIGWTPCIGPILSSILILASTQNTLNQGMMLLTIYSIGLGIPFLITAVFINKTLQFFTAIKRYFRIIEVISGLILIAIGFLILTNNFKFFTVLIQKFFS; this comes from the coding sequence ATGGATAACCTCAATAACTTTCCTGTAATAGCGAGCTTTCTGGCAGGGGTAGCCAGTTTTGTCAGCCCCTGCATCCTTCCTATGATACCGGCATACATAACGTTCATAACCGGAGCATCGCTGGATGAGCTGAAAAGCGGGAACGTATCCTTAAGAAATACCTTCCTTAACGCTTTATTCTTCGTGCTCGGATTTAGCTTTATCTTCATACTGCTTGGCGCTTCTGCGACTTATTTAGGCAACTTGATAGGTACTAATAAAAAAATTATCCAATGGGCCGGCGGGATAATAATTATTATTTTCGGGTTTCATATCATGGGTATACTTAAACTGAATATGCTTTATTATGAGAAACGGATGGAAATGAAACGGTTTTCTTTAGGATACCTGGGTGCTTTTTTTATAGGGATAGCTTTTGCCATAGGCTGGACACCTTGTATCGGCCCTATACTTTCTTCAATACTTATTCTTGCGTCCACTCAAAATACGTTAAACCAGGGAATGATGCTCTTAACAATATATTCGATAGGCCTTGGCATCCCGTTTTTGATAACAGCTGTCTTTATAAACAAAACCCTGCAATTTTTTACTGCGATAAAAAGGTATTTCAGGATAATCGAGGTTATTTCAGGCCTGATCCTTATTGCGATAGGATTTTTGATACTCACCAACAATTTCAAGTTCTTTACAGTGCTAATCCAGAAGTTTTTTTCATAA
- a CDS encoding thioredoxin family protein produces MFKTKILFSVILTLFVLSACAKTNPPLTEPENAAENTQKEGISWVYDISQGLKLANETNRPLMVDFMAPWCTWCKKLDKDVYTNINVVNASKDFINVKIDTDKFPEVSGKYGITGLPTIIFLNKNGDVIEKIIGYSDSQNLINTMTKALKNG; encoded by the coding sequence ATGTTTAAGACAAAAATATTGTTCAGCGTTATTCTAACCTTGTTCGTTTTAAGCGCCTGCGCTAAAACAAACCCTCCCCTTACAGAGCCTGAAAATGCCGCAGAAAATACGCAAAAAGAAGGTATAAGCTGGGTTTATGACATTTCTCAAGGCCTTAAACTGGCAAACGAAACAAACAGACCTTTGATGGTTGATTTTATGGCTCCTTGGTGTACCTGGTGCAAGAAACTCGATAAAGACGTATACACAAACATAAATGTGGTCAACGCTTCTAAGGATTTTATTAACGTGAAGATAGATACCGACAAATTCCCCGAGGTGTCAGGCAAATACGGGATAACAGGCCTTCCTACTATAATCTTCCTTAACAAGAACGGCGATGTGATCGAAAAGATAATCGGGTACAGCGACAGCCAGAATTTAATAAACACTATGACAAAGGCTTTAAAGAATGGATAA